The DNA window aatgatggcctatggctccccagcttattcgatggatgaaacccatggtatgtctgagtctacatgccttgatactTTTCAACAATTTTGTGACACAATTGTTCAAGTTTATAAAGACGAGTACATTCGCaagccaaatcaagaagatctgaATCGGCTCATTCACAAAACTGAAGACCGTGGGTTTTCCGagcatgatagggtcattagactgcatgTATTGGGATTGAAAGAATTGTCCCACTGGATGGCAAAGAGGCTTCAGCGGAAGGTCGAGAAGGCGgttgcctcatatgacacatggatctggcatgctttctttggagtccctggatcccaaaattatattacagttcttgggcgtTCACCCCTCTTCAATCGCCTAACGGAAGGTAAAacacctcaacttgactactacatcaatgACCGTCAATACAATATGGAGTATTACTTGGTAGATGACATTTATCCAAAGTGGGCGAAAattgtccaagcaattccaaaccctaggaatgacgcggaaaagttgtttaccttacaccaagaggcataccagaaagatgttgagagagctttcggtattctacaagcacggtggaagatCATCAGTGAACCGGCAAGggggtggagtcgagaaaatttggactccatcatgatgtcttgcatcatattacacaatatgatagtggaggatgagcgagatgagtatattgatggagagtccgatGATGACCAAGAAGATTCAAATAGATCAAGAAGGGCttgtgcaaaaatatatgatgggcttactttgcctttcaatccaagaactggtagtatatctataaatgagtacatgatgtgctatagaatgatacgttcCAGTgccaaacaagtacctacaacatgatcttgttgcacatctttgggccaaaagaagcatggagtaggcgtttaagttttatgttgttaaatatttttaaaaatgttgtttaagtttcatgttgttaaatgttttttttatgtttgttaatgttatttaatgttgtttcatattgtttaatgttgtttcatgttacttaattgaatttaatgttgtataatggcttaggaagttataggaaaaaaaatagaatttcaaaaaaaaaaagatgaaacaaattttgtaaaatataagttataggaaaaatagaatttaaaaaaaatatgaaacaaattttgtaaaatagaagttataggaaaaaaatggaatttaaaaaaaaatatgaaacaaattttgtaaaatagaagttataggaaaaaaatggaatttaaaaaaaaaatatgaaacaaattttgtaaaatagaagttatagggaaaaaaaatgtaatttaaaaaaaatatgaaacaaattttgtaaaatagaagttataggaaaaaaatagaatgaagtgagatagtatggaatggtgaaaattatgtgagaaatagtgtaggaatgacttaggtatttaCAGGAAACAAAtaggtttaaattcattaaaaaaaatttgaatacaaCGGCTAGACTAGTcgttgtagccgttggattcaaatttttgtttaagtattcctgtcggttatatccgaaagaagcatggagtagacatttaagttttatgt is part of the Malus domestica chromosome 12, GDT2T_hap1 genome and encodes:
- the LOC139189857 gene encoding protein ALP1-like, translating into MRREDEESNEEVQVKHNKQKRAAAMVCQPTEEQPQWGGSVAGRSYKPRNKAMTHANLMNNYFNPNSVYTEKDFRRRFLMRRHVFEYLLRDVQQVNPYFRQKRDRAGRPGFSPHQKVTVALRMMAYGSPAYSMDETHGMSESTCLDTFQQFCDTIVQVYKDEYIRKPNQEDLNRLIHKTEDRGFSEHDRVIRLHVLGLKELSHWMAKRLQRKVEKAVASYDTWIWHAFFGVPGSQNYITVLGRSPLFNRLTEGKTPQLDYYINDRQYNMEYYLVDDIYPKWAKIVQAIPNPRNDAEKLFTLHQEAYQKDVERAFGILQARWKIISEPARGWSRENLDSIMMSCIILHNMIVEDERDEYIDGESDDDQEDSNRSRRACAKIYDGLTLPFNPRTGSISINEYMMCYRMIRSSAKQVPTT